The genomic stretch TTGAGGGTTTTATCAATAAATTCCTGAGCAGTTTGCCAGAAGATGGGTGTTTCTGTGCTGGTCAGAGGCGGGTTCAGGTGAATGCGGGGCACGTGTATTGATAACGGGGCCTAGAACCTGCCGGATTGTGACGGAATGAAAGGGAGTGGAACACAATGGGTGGGATATCAGTTTTTCTGTCATTTGCTTGCAGCTTATCTCACTCCTTTGTAGGTGGTAAAGACGGCAGGCCGTGCCGGTATGTCAACACAGGTGGGCGAACGGGCTCGGAGGAGGGTCGGGGCTAAGGGGAGAGGAGGCGCGCGGGGCAGTTAGTGCAAAAAAGGGCAACTCACACACCTCCTGCAGACTTCCAGTTAGCAGTACATGGGAGAATGACAGGAATTAGCAGCATGAGCCAAGGATGCAGGAACACAGACAATAACACAGCAAAAAGTAACACAGAATGTCATTGGAGAGCTGGAGATCGATGATGGTAGGACTCAGTCAAGGAAGACACTAATGGGCTGTAAAGGACAGAGTAGGAGGATGGGATcagatggagagatggatgaAGTGACAGAAAATAGGGAATTTAGAGAGGACAGCTAAGAATAAAGCAACCTGAAGTCCATGAATAAATGTTAAGGTCTGAGGAAGGTATGTGATGTTTGGGAACAATTTTTGGAAAAATCTGGATATTCATCTGGATACTGAGAATACACTTACTGGCAGCTAAAAGGGAAGCAGATGAGTGATGTTCAGGGCTAACCAGAGGACACCCAGAGCATAGACCAGAAAGTGTGTCAAAAGTGATTGTGAAACCTGGTTTTTACTAAAAAAAATCCGTATTTGAGCCCTGTAATCCCAACACAGATAGTGAACATTTTTGTggtttatgaataaaataaaaattaatgaaagacttttaaaaatgatttgctgtttattgttttttttataatgtGTGAAATAAACTGCTTAAAGCAGTCATcgtagtgcattatagataccttcataatgcactatagtggtcagtataagaattaaagaTGCTTTGTacacattatgaaggtatctatagagcattatagatgagaacttcataaagcattcatgatgcataataaacatggctataatgtgttgtgcctttttataaatagttataaccgtgtttataatactttataatgcattatgaaggtatctgtaaCGCATTATGCACGGCTACTTTAAGTAAAATTACatgttaaatgttttaatggacattatgttttataatattatacagtatcCGGGGTTCTTAAGATGGGGCAGATCAGGGGAAAATGACTCATGCAGATTAAGCCATTGTTAGACAATTTTCATATGATTCATACTCATAACAATTCTGGCTCCTTCAGCTTGtgctttcatttatatttttatatgtatttgaATACTACTCACTCTCAACTCCATAATGGGAATCCCCATTTACACTGTTGATAATGGTAATAAGCAGGTGTACTGTCTCAATCTGTTTAATAATGCGAGGTCATAAACAATAATGGAGGTGGGCTCTTGTGGAGCTGTGGCAGAGGGACAGAGACCCATCTTGAGGGTGGGGGTTGTCTTGGCCCTGAGTGATGTGTATTTGAACAGGCCTGTTTACCCTGGCCCTTGTCAAAGGAGACATAAGAGCAGTGACAGCCATGCAGACGCAGGCCAGCAATAAACCAGGTCACTGTGTAAACACGGCCTGCCCCATTACAACCACAGTAACGGGGCCAGCACTGGTGGCTGCTGGGAGATTTCATGCGGCCAATCGCCTTTCAGATTGGAGCTACACTTGGACACAGGAAACAAAAGATTTTGGAAGGTGAATAGCCAGTCATCCCAAATCCTGTTCCTCTGAGGGCCAAGTGAAAGATAAGACAAGCACCGTCTCCTTCATCATTCATCTGTTGGGCGAGTGGTGTGGCTTAGTTATTGATTAATGAAGGAAGTCGTTTTAGTAAAGCACATTGCCGTCCATGAAAGCTTGAAAATAAACTTGTGTTTATTTTCGTGATTGATAAAACTGCTTCATTTTGAACTGCATAGTGTGCTCACATGTGAATtactttataaaaataacttgattTGAATTTAATTGAGCATCCAGAGGTCAGATAACAGAATACCTGATAGACACATTAGACAACCAAGCCCTGAAGAATATCTCTTGTGCATtgcaaatttaaatataaaaccatGCCTACTAGCATATCTACAATGCATCTTAGTAACAAGCATGGGCAATTTATCTCAGAGGTGTAAACCTGTGTCCTCTTCTGCACTTTATATGAGACTCATACTTCATGAAACCACAGTGCTATTGTATTGCATTACATCACAAACCTGAAGTTTCCATGCAAAAATGACACCCATTATCCTAGATTTTGCTTTATGATTTAAATGCTGATGTACACCAGAAGCCTATGTTCAGACACATTTGCTCACGATTATATTATAGATCATTATCTTAGGAgtgaaaaaaaaagcagaatatACTTGAGTAGGTGGGAACTTGCAGGTTGGGCTCTTCACATAAAAATATGACGTGAGGATCTTAAACAAGCCAGATTTTACTCGTCATGAAGTTCAGTGTACTCCTCTATTGGCAAGTATCAGCAGTGAATGGATTCAatggttttatttgtcacatgcaaggTATACAGTCATAACCtgcaaagaaatgaaaagtgGTGACCTCCACCATAGTAAAAATGATGAAAGGAATAAAGAGATATGAAGTGACAATATAAGAAATATGTAGTAAATAAGAAACCGAGAGTTACGCTGAAAAAAAGAGGTGCAACAATTTGGATAGAGTGCAGAGATAAGGAGCAAATGTTGAATTGTAACTATTGATTAAGTATTAGGTATTATGATGGCTTAAGGCTCCTTCTGGGTCATACAACACCCATGCCGGCGATTCAAACAGTGCTATGCTGGAGccgacagacaggcagacgagTGGACAGATGGGAGAGCATGGCGCTCTGTGTAGCCGTCCAGTGTAAGGAATCTCCTGCCATTGTTCCCCATTCAGAGCGTCACAAAGCCTCCCCAGTGCTGCTCCAGGGTGCTGATACAAAAGccgcctgcccccccacctccccccccggCCCCTACCAGCCGACCCCCCTCCCTTGGCCTGTCTCCCAGCTCCCGTTTCCCCTCCTCTCCTCTGTCACAGCTGTCTGATTGATGTCATATAGCCCCGGCTGAGGGAGATtcctgcccccctcccgccTGCTCCCCGGGACACGTGAATGTACGCTCAGGGCAGGAAACTGCGTCTGTACCCTAGgtgcctttttttgtttttggcatATGTTACCAGTTCAATATGGAGGTCTTACATGAATAGATGAAAAATGGGACAAGATACAATAACTTGATCAATCAGGGAACAAAACAGTATGAACAGAGACCACATGTGTGAACTATATATCAAGGAGAATATTACAAAAATGGAAGGatcacaaaatgaaaatgaatataGACCACAGGTGGATTGGTAGAGAAAATTTTAGCCTAACAGCTTTTACGTATGAGAAACTGAGCTTTCTGCCTGACATGTATCTTTCTGTCTGACATGTATCTTTCTGTCTGACATGTATCTTTCTGCCTGACATGTATCTTTCTGTCTGACATGTATCTTTCTGCCTGACATGCATCTTTCTGCCTGACATACATCATTCTGCCTGACATGTATCTTTCTGCCTGACATGCATCTTTCTGCCTGACATACATCTTTCTGTCTGACATGCATCTTTCTGCCTGACATGCATCTTTCTGCCTGACATGTATCTTTTTGTCTGACATGTATCTTTCTGCCTGACATGCATCTTTCTGCCTGACATACATCATTATGCCTGACATGTATCTTTCTGCCTGACATACATCATTCTGCCTGACATGTATCTTTCTGCCTGACATGCATCTTTCTGCCTGACATACATCATTCTGCCTGACATGTATCTTTCTGCCTTACAGGTATATATGCCATTTAATTTCACCTAAGATACAATCAATAGTATCTTAAATTCCCTTTAAAAGGATCTGAATGGCCTGTTTCTCCACCCTTGCCTCCCTTTATTAAAAGTATTGTTGGGTGAcctgttttaaatgaaaaatgctgAAATTGGTTTGTAGGTGTTCAAATATGTGACATTATGAAAAGGAAGGTGGATGAGTCAGAAGAGGTGATAGTGGTGGTTCATGCCAGCTCCTTATTGAGCACATAAGGCATCTTAATATCCTGTTTCAAACAATCAAGCATCTCTATGTCGGACACTCATTGTCCTGGGAAAATCATCTTTGACATCACAGCAAAGAAAAGTTAAATTCAATAGAAATTTAAAGGCTGAGAGATAAGATGATTTGGATATTATTACTGCAGATACTTATTGTGGATTTCCAAAACAACAGTTCTTTGCAGAACAGGAAAACATAACCTAAGGGTTGGTCCAGAAGGTCATTCTGTTTTGAAATCAGTTTAGGTAGATCTAAAGGGCTTGATCTGAAGGAATGCATCTGTATGTGAGAAATCCTCCCTTCtcttgtgttttctgtgttaTGGAGGCTGGTATTATTTGTCTTCTTGTCTGGTCTTGCCGCTAATGCATTGCGTCATTGTTTGTATACCTCATCTCTTTCTCTGTTCTTTGATTCAGGATTTGCTCATTTGGATGGAATCACTCAATCAAATCACTGTCAGCTTAAAGTGAAGATCAGAGTCAAGCCTGACTGTTCAATCAGGGTGCCGCCGTACCTCCATCCTCATTTCATTTCCGACTGCTCCCTGCCAGAACTTCACTTTGCAGGGCAATTCAGTCTGGAAAACGTACTTGTCAGAAATTATGAGAAATCAGGCACACCGTAGGGGAACTGTGGGACAAAGCCTGAAAATCTATGATCTCATTGTACGTCGCCCTTTACAACTTGTCAGCCAAAGCCAACTCAGGCGTCCCGCTTAgaactctgtgtgtgtcccAGCGTCCCCATTAAAGAAGACAGTGTTGAGAGGTGGGGGGTCTGTCATTATACCCAGTGTCATCCTATTGTCTACAGAACTTCCAGGACAATGGCTGGTGCGGAAGAAGATTAAGTTGggggggtcatgggggggggggggggggtgcgggtcAGGACCTTGTGGATAACCACTCCCGCCATTGCCACCTCTGTCCTGGACATCATGGTGCAGTAACAGCTTCTACCGCTGCTTTTCACTCTCCGGTCATGAAATTGCTACTGTCTGTGTTGTTCTTGCATATTCATGTAGGTCTTGTGCATTGTGATATTTTCCAGAACCACAGTTTTCTGCCTTGTTGAACTCGTTATTTCAAACCTGCAAAAGAACGTATTACCTCTCAACGTCATGTTGTGGTTAGACTGGAGTCCGGTAGGGGCTGTGTCTAGCATTTCTGCCGCCGCAAACCTTTAACCTCCACAGTAAATTTCATTTGCAACTTTATAAATGGGTCTCACCTGAAATAAATTGCAATGATATACTGTACTTCTTTAAATGATGCGAAGTCCAGTgagcaaacattgtaaaagtccagaccattACGTCAATTACTGCTTAATCACTGGTCGGTTTTCAGTGGTGAGATACTTCACGGCGGAAATGATCACATTGTCATGTGATTACATTGCACTGTCATATGACGCACTTTCATATATCAATGATGGAAGGACACTCAAACCAGCATCCCATGTCCCCCTGTTTTAAAACTTCCACTAATTGATGAGTCTATTACTGATTCataatttattttctgttaAATGTAGATTACAAATGGTACTTTtacattatacatatattttgtttGACAGAAGCTTTTGTTCAATGCGACAAACAAGTGGGACAGATAATGCATGACAATCATCCAGATGTCAAGAACCCAACTTAGGTACAAGTGTTAATAGGCTAAACTTTCAATGATTGACTAGAAACAAGTGCAAGATCCAGTAAGCAGGCCTTTCTTGCTGTCCTGTGTTACAGAACAAGACCATGCTGTGGTACTACTTGTTATTGCCTGGTTTTGGTGATATTCCATCATAGTGAAAATGTTGCACGTTTAAAATACAATGAAGCCTTTAAAAGTTTTATAGCCGGAGAACATGATGCAGACAGCGCTGCGTGTTTATCCTCATTGTCTTTTCTCCATTTAAATGCtgaccagtttttttttcccttcagccTAAATCCTGTTAATGTGTGACACTGTATATTTCAGACCTTAAGTGTGAGCACCTGACGTGAACCCTTTCTGCAAACATTGGGCAGTAAGAGGAATTCTAAGTATGGGCTCAGGGGTAATATCGTGAAGTGAGGGAGAGGACTTACAAAGCTGGAAGACAATAGCTCTGTTTAGTTAGGAAGGTTGGATTCCCATTTGCACAGCTTCGGCTCTTAAGGTATTTGAGCAATGCTGACGTAAAGTAGCCTGCGATGCCCAGCAACTTCCAGAAAGATCTACTAAGACAATGTTGTCTGCTAAGACAATATAATACTAATGGTTTGGAGAAATCCCACAGGAGTCCACTAGAGCTCTTGTGCGTATGCATGGTTTGTCAATTGTAAATATcttcaaaatgaaaatgacactTTCAACCCTGTTCTTTTTATCTGAATAAAATCATTTGTAGAGGAATGCCTTGGGAGATGTTTTGACATGTGAGGTCCGTGCAAATCCAGAGATTATGCAAAGCTTGTGATAGTACAAAAGCATGCTATCGGCATTTGACTGCAACAATTCAGCCATTGCTAGGAAGGTAAATCCCAAACGTATATTTACATCTTAATATCTAACTTAACAAGGTTTTAAAGAAACTTCAAAGTCAATTGGAGCAATGAAGATGTTATTAGCATTCAGGAGAATCAAGTAATATAGTTGTACAGTTTCATTAATAGACCTTACTGCATATATTACTCTGTAGTATTAATGATGGAGTAATGAAGATTTTGGacgaaaagaaaaacacacatttcaTTACATGAGATTCATGGAGAATTACATTTATTGGATTTGTGAACAGAAGCTGCATTTGTTATCAAAACGTACTTCATATTTGTTTGATGCAGTCTGAGAAGGTccatatatttttacagttcAAGGACGTTAACATGGCCAAGCTGATTTTGATGCAATCTTAGCTGATTTCCATCTAGTATGCTTGcattatacatacaaacaccATGCAAAAAAGTTCGTCGTTAAGATGGATATTATAGTTGAATCTTTCtaagcttaaaaaaaatctgaaaatataGAACATTTTGTGTGCACCTGCACAGACACCTGTCACCGGAACCTGAGATTATCTGCAGTTTACAATTGGTAAGATAAGAAAAATGTGTTTCATACAAATATACGGCATGTAAAATGCTTCCTCGTTAGCTGACAAAGTGCGGCTGACATTAGGTAGCACACAATGGTTTTTGCCGTCCCAGATAAGCAGTTACTTTAACTTTTTGCCGTGAAATAATGCTAATCAACATCCGCACAGGTTAAATGTATCCGAGCTTCCCTTCTGTGCCAGCAAAAAGCAGTGATCACCTCCCTGTCCAGTTGCAGAACTTGACAGAAAGGTTACACATAAGCCTTTACCGGAAACATCCGGTTCTTGCCAACATCGAGATGCTAACATCTGAGCTTAGTTTTCCAAGCATCTCCCTTTTTTGTCTGAGAAATACAGCTCTCCACCAGAGGTGATTTGTCTGCAATCGTCTCTCCAGGGCACTGTTGGTTCCGATGCCTGGCGGTTGTACACAATACTTctttttctctgtctctctctctctccctttctgtCTTTTGGCTCAAGAGGAGCTCAGTATGGGGACAGAGCACATGTTGGGGTAATACATGGAGTCCCCCACGAAAGGAGCTCCATCCCAAGTGGTGGAGTAGGGGTTAGAGTATTGGGAGGAGGATGGGGTGTAGTAGTTGGGGAAGCCTGTTGAGGAGTCATAAGGGTGTGGGTCTCCCCGTTCCACCCCCATGAGCTGGGAGATGGAGAACGGGTGCTGGGCGAGCGGTTCGCTACGGAGACAGGGGTCAAGTGAGAGACAAGGGGGTGGGACAGGAGGCAGAGGTTGCTGGACTGTAGATGACATGGGAACCTGAGGAAGCTTGGGGGGAGAAAGGCAGAGGGGATGCTGGCCggagatggagggatggaggCACGAGGAGGGAGAAAGACAGGGGGGCTGAAATGGAAGTGGAGGGGATGGAGATTTGGGTATCTGGGGGCTGGCGACAACCAGGGGGGGTTGGGCCGGGGGAGAGCCAtctgaggaggtggaggagacgGAAGGAATGGCCACGTCATTGAGCTCGGGGACCTTGTCGTCCTGCGAGGCCTTTCGCTCTGATCCGCGTGAGCATCGGAAACGCTTCTGCCGGCGCATGTAGCAGCCGTTCTCGAACATGTTGCCCGAGTCGGGGTGCAGGGCCCAGTAGGAGCCTTTCCCCGGGGAGTCCGGGGAGCGCGGCACGCGGACAAAACAGTCGTTGAACGACAGGGAATGCCGGATGGAATTCTGCCAGCGCTGCTGGTTCTGCCTGTAGTAGGGGAAGAGCTGACGGATCCACTGGTAAATCTCGTTGAGTGTGAGCTTTTTGGCCGGGGCTTGCTGGATGGCCATGCTGATGAGGGAAATGTAGGAATAGGGAGGCTTGGCATGGCTGAAGTTGCGCCGGTATCCTGCCTTGGACTCCCCTACGGCCGCCTCGAAAGCGTACGGCCCCCTTTTGCTATCCCCGACGTACACGTCAGGCTGCAGGACCCCAAACTGGCTCACTGGTGCGCCCAGGCCCACAGGAGCCCCGGCGGAGATAACAGCGTCCGGATGGCTGCCGCTCAAGTACGGAGCATTGGAAGGCACGTATCCGCCCAGCCCGGGCGCCATGCTGCCGCCTCCGGAGTAAACCTGCAAGTTACCGAAAGGAGGCAGAGTTATAGACACGTGCGCTGGAAACGTGGAGCGTTACGTACATTCCCCACATAAAGTAAGTGAATGTAGCCACAAGATGTAGGcctattatttatttgtttaagaTGACGATGTTAAAAAATAGTACAGTCTTGTCATAATAATTTTGTtacaaattaattcattttgttttgtttaaaaaaaataataatcgtAAATAGAAATGACTGTAACGCACAGACCGAAATACAAAAGTTAAATTGTCCTCTTAGTAAGGACTTTAGGAGTGAACATTATAGGACTGCATATCATATATTTCCACCACAATAAATCTCATGCTATTTTGTGGTAATTGACCAGAAAAACTGCGTTAAAAAGAAGAAAGCATTCCTCCGAAAATACTTGTTATTTAATTATGCATGGGCACAGCCGTTTTGGTGATAAATCCCCATTGGCACACCTTATTCGAAGGGCTTTCATCTAATTTCATTAACTCGTTGCTGTCCGTCTAGGTATCGCCATGTAAATATATGCGGGCCACCCACCCAGCCGCTTCCTATAACCCTATTGTCCGGCCGGTAACACCATTATTCTCAGCCTTGTTAGTTCGCTCTTTTAGGTCAGTCGCCGAccgccttttttttttatcttgaaaGAGACGGCGACACGGGAGGCAGGAAGATGCCATCGTTGTCTTCGGCGGTTTGTTGTGGAAAAGGCGGTGACAATAATTGCGCCTGCCCGAACGCCTGTGGTATCCCCTTTCTGAAGTCAGAACCGCCCCTGTGATTATAGGCCCGTGTTGGTCGTTTGTGAATCATATCTAAGCTGCCCTGTCCGTCGGAGAAGAAAAGTTACACCAGGAGTCACTAAATTAACCGCAGCGGGACCACACACAGGCAACGGCATCGCGTACACAGGGCAGCGACGGACGGAAAAGCTTCACAGTTTTGTTTCAAAAACGATTTATTCTATTAAATTCTGTAAAATTTTACAattaatttttacatttaaaacatttacgATGGGCTATATAAATCGTAAACtataaaaaatgtgttaaaaaataatatgatCATCTGTTAGTCCTGTGATAAAATTAGATAGGCCTGCATCAAATTCATTCTTCGGTACAACTGTCATCAAAAGTATTGTTAGTAAACTTTTCGTTGTCTTGCACAATTTGTTAGGTTACAGTTGCTGTTGATTTTTTCTAAAGGTTTTAATTTTTGTAAATCGCATCACATTGGCTAAAACACAACTAACTAAAGTAAGAAAACTAGTCTGAAAACTGTTTAAAACGGTTCGGTGAATAGGCCCAATATTACTACTATAACTTAAGTCCGGGCTTATAAGTTTTTTTATAGCGTTTTTAATAAATGTCATCGTAAGTGTGGATATAGTTAGCAAATCAAATACTGAACGATAAATACCTGtaaatatgtttgtgtttttttatgatatCATACCATAC from Paramormyrops kingsleyae isolate MSU_618 chromosome 10, PKINGS_0.4, whole genome shotgun sequence encodes the following:
- the foxa gene encoding forkhead box A sequence, with the protein product MIRGVKLENNEEWTAFYQDEVYSGGGSMAPGLGGYVPSNAPYLSGSHPDAVISAGAPVGLGAPVSQFGVLQPDVYVGDSKRGPYAFEAAVGESKAGYRRNFSHAKPPYSYISLISMAIQQAPAKKLTLNEIYQWIRQLFPYYRQNQQRWQNSIRHSLSFNDCFVRVPRSPDSPGKGSYWALHPDSGNMFENGCYMRRQKRFRCSRGSERKASQDDKVPELNDVAIPSVSSTSSDGSPPAQPPLVVASPQIPKSPSPPLPFQPPCLSPSSCLHPSISGQHPLCLSPPKLPQVPMSSTVQQPLPPVPPPCLSLDPCLRSEPLAQHPFSISQLMGVERGDPHPYDSSTGFPNYYTPSSSQYSNPYSTTWDGAPFVGDSMYYPNMCSVPILSSS